The Psychromonas sp. MME1 genome window below encodes:
- a CDS encoding glycoside hydrolase family 3 N-terminal domain-containing protein, which yields MSIYKNPHYSIQERLDDLMSLMTMDEKIAQLSAQWLLLSPTGEHKDCELEMSTGDSRKPIKERLKHGLGQITRPLGTYTISADDGVKALNLLQKFLVEETRLGIPAMSHEECLVGLMAKGATLFPSSLNYGHTWNPDLIEEMGQAIGKEVRQVGAHHGLAPVLDVSRDVRWGRTEETLGEDPYHVGVIATSYVKGLQGDKRDVLATLKHYVGHSFSEGARNHAPVHLGFKELNDTFLLPFEMAVKLGNAGSVMPAYHDIDNEPCHSSKYLLTTVLRDQWGFDGLIVADYGGIELLVSHHGIAADRAEAAALAFNAGLDIELPDDACATHIQDAMERGLISEAKIDEIVARVLKVKFELGLFENPYCSEDHIEIQSQQAIDVAYKVASQSIVLLENDGTLPLNSQKKIAVVGPTADDQLALLGGYSFPVHLILSSLGDDEKVSKTILEAVKDQFENVEYIKGCEILTERHANAPVFPGDVDLAMGQKMESPVSQDISQISAAAAVIADADIALVCVGDLAGLFQTGTIGEGSDTDSLDLPGVQQALIDAALETGKPVVILVTGGRPYNLNGAEEKAAAVIFGWAPGQEGADAIVDIITGKQLPSGRLTLTIPKNVGAVPYYYNHKLKSSGTPIAYHFGSKYNFGYGLTYTNFDYKNMSIENSIVDINGVIKVSVEIENTGAMDGCEVVQLYVKDKLCSLVRPIRELKGFTRVDINVGETKQVTFELPVDMLNFTDNQHQRVVEPGEFEIMIGRSATDIVFTETVNVTGELKLLPKYWNMLCNTVVQ from the coding sequence ATGAGTATTTATAAAAACCCGCATTATTCAATTCAAGAAAGATTGGATGATTTAATGAGCCTGATGACTATGGATGAAAAAATTGCCCAGCTAAGTGCTCAGTGGCTACTTTTAAGTCCAACGGGAGAGCATAAAGATTGTGAATTAGAAATGTCTACGGGAGATTCCCGTAAGCCAATTAAAGAGCGCTTAAAGCATGGCTTAGGTCAAATTACTCGCCCTCTTGGTACATATACGATTAGTGCAGATGATGGTGTAAAAGCACTGAATTTGCTTCAGAAATTTCTCGTGGAAGAGACACGTTTAGGCATTCCTGCGATGTCTCATGAAGAGTGTTTAGTGGGGCTTATGGCAAAAGGCGCTACGTTATTTCCTTCGTCACTTAATTATGGTCATACTTGGAATCCTGATCTGATTGAAGAGATGGGCCAAGCAATTGGTAAGGAAGTTCGCCAAGTAGGGGCACATCATGGTTTAGCTCCAGTTCTTGATGTATCACGTGATGTTCGCTGGGGAAGAACAGAAGAGACACTAGGGGAAGATCCCTACCATGTCGGTGTGATTGCTACAAGTTATGTTAAAGGTCTTCAAGGTGATAAACGTGACGTATTAGCGACATTAAAACACTATGTAGGGCATTCATTTAGTGAAGGTGCGCGCAACCACGCTCCGGTACATCTGGGTTTTAAAGAACTCAATGACACATTCTTACTCCCCTTTGAAATGGCCGTTAAATTAGGTAATGCTGGTTCTGTTATGCCTGCTTATCACGATATCGATAATGAACCTTGTCACTCTTCTAAATACTTATTAACAACTGTTTTGCGTGATCAATGGGGATTTGATGGTTTGATTGTAGCCGATTACGGTGGTATTGAATTATTGGTTTCTCATCATGGAATTGCAGCAGATAGAGCTGAAGCCGCTGCACTAGCTTTTAATGCAGGTTTAGATATCGAACTACCGGATGATGCTTGTGCTACTCATATTCAAGACGCGATGGAAAGAGGGCTTATCTCTGAAGCCAAAATTGATGAGATAGTTGCACGTGTTTTAAAAGTTAAATTTGAACTTGGTTTATTTGAAAATCCTTATTGTTCGGAAGATCATATTGAAATTCAGTCACAGCAAGCCATCGATGTTGCCTATAAAGTCGCGTCTCAGTCGATAGTCTTATTAGAAAATGATGGCACTCTGCCACTTAACTCGCAGAAAAAAATAGCCGTTGTTGGGCCAACCGCAGATGATCAGCTGGCTTTACTCGGTGGCTATAGTTTTCCTGTTCATCTTATACTGAGTAGTCTTGGCGATGACGAAAAAGTATCAAAAACGATATTAGAAGCCGTTAAAGATCAATTTGAAAACGTTGAATATATTAAAGGCTGTGAAATATTGACGGAACGTCATGCGAATGCACCGGTTTTTCCTGGTGATGTCGATCTGGCTATGGGGCAAAAAATGGAATCCCCTGTATCGCAAGATATTAGTCAAATATCTGCAGCCGCGGCAGTGATTGCAGATGCTGATATCGCATTAGTTTGCGTAGGAGACTTAGCTGGTTTATTCCAAACGGGTACCATCGGGGAAGGCTCTGATACTGATAGTCTCGATTTACCTGGCGTACAACAAGCGCTAATTGACGCCGCGCTTGAAACAGGTAAACCTGTTGTTATTCTTGTTACAGGCGGCCGTCCATATAACCTCAATGGTGCAGAAGAAAAAGCAGCTGCTGTTATTTTTGGTTGGGCTCCTGGCCAAGAAGGTGCCGATGCAATTGTCGATATAATAACGGGTAAACAGTTGCCATCAGGCCGTTTGACGTTAACTATACCTAAAAATGTTGGGGCGGTACCTTATTACTACAATCATAAATTGAAGAGCAGCGGTACACCGATAGCCTACCACTTTGGTTCAAAATATAATTTTGGATATGGTTTAACCTATACGAATTTCGATTATAAAAATATGTCGATTGAAAACTCAATTGTCGATATTAATGGCGTTATAAAAGTATCGGTTGAAATTGAAAATACGGGGGCTATGGATGGTTGTGAAGTTGTGCAGCTATACGTAAAAGATAAGTTATGTTCTTTAGTCAGACCTATTCGTGAATTAAAAGGTTTTACAAGAGTAGATATTAACGTTGGCGAAACAAAGCAAGTCACCTTTGAATTACCCGTTGATATGCTTAACTTTACGGACAATCAGCATCAACGTGTTGTCGAGCCGGGTGAATTTGAAATTATGATTGGTCGTTCGGCAACCGATATTGTATTTACAGAAACCGTCAATGTAACGGGTGAGCTAAAACTATTACCCAAATATTGGAATATGCTATGTAACACGGTTGTCCAATAA
- a CDS encoding helix-turn-helix domain-containing protein: MTKLLLLIDTMFHFDREVLKGIKSKVDEYQLKFTITIDSIEHAEDILSQHWDYVIADFDKGDRYRVIPRLNTNILIFSGYRIQNPPESVSTLVNDNDHFACLALGQFMQNDIENVAFYMEPRECNTGWATERLECFEKHANELEFKYFNDIHEAIALRKFPLGVYCATDRSARKLVNFCIERNVEVPKQVSIIGTDCDDSENAISAIPLSSVNHDPYEIGQRCVEVLVKAKRLKRIVHEKYQPVSLIHGKSTITMESQNDIVSKALYYLHNNFHMNIKVQQVVDFCRVSRRTLENRFIACKGVSVHQYLSDLRLSKSKKLLRSSHDSIESIALQCGYPNLSYFYKVYRKQFNYTPLEYRKGTMA; this comes from the coding sequence ATGACTAAATTATTACTGTTGATCGATACAATGTTTCATTTTGATAGGGAAGTGTTGAAAGGTATAAAATCAAAAGTCGATGAGTATCAATTGAAGTTTACTATCACTATTGACTCGATTGAGCATGCTGAAGATATACTTTCCCAGCATTGGGATTATGTGATTGCAGATTTTGATAAGGGAGATCGCTATAGAGTTATTCCCCGCTTAAATACGAATATTCTGATCTTCTCTGGTTATAGAATACAAAATCCCCCTGAATCTGTGTCAACGTTAGTGAATGATAATGACCACTTTGCTTGCCTAGCATTAGGGCAATTTATGCAAAATGACATTGAGAATGTTGCATTTTATATGGAGCCTCGGGAGTGTAATACGGGATGGGCGACTGAAAGATTAGAGTGCTTTGAGAAACACGCCAATGAATTAGAGTTTAAGTACTTTAATGATATACATGAGGCTATCGCGTTGAGGAAATTTCCTCTAGGCGTTTATTGTGCGACAGATCGCTCGGCAAGAAAGTTAGTTAATTTTTGTATTGAAAGAAATGTAGAAGTGCCAAAGCAAGTCTCGATTATCGGTACGGATTGTGATGATTCAGAGAATGCTATTTCAGCCATTCCATTAAGCTCTGTTAATCATGATCCCTATGAAATTGGGCAACGCTGTGTAGAGGTTTTAGTTAAAGCCAAACGTCTTAAACGAATAGTGCACGAAAAGTATCAGCCTGTGAGTTTAATACATGGAAAGTCAACGATAACCATGGAAAGTCAAAATGATATTGTCAGTAAAGCCCTGTATTATTTGCACAATAATTTTCATATGAATATAAAAGTTCAACAAGTTGTTGATTTTTGCCGGGTATCTCGCAGGACTTTAGAGAATCGTTTCATTGCTTGTAAAGGGGTAAGCGTACATCAATATTTATCAGATTTAAGACTTTCTAAGTCTAAAAAATTACTCAGAAGCAGTCATGACTCAATCGAGAGCATCGCCTTACAATGTGGCTATCCAAATCTAAGTTATTTTTATAAAGTATATCGAAAGCAATTTAATTATACGCCGTTAGAGTATCGAAAGGGAACAATGGCTTAA
- a CDS encoding helix-turn-helix domain-containing protein, giving the protein MNKLLLLIDTRFYYDREILKGIKAKIDEYQLKLTIAIESIEHADEILSEQWDYVIADFDKGDRHRIIPRLNSNVLIYSSYAIEHPPESVSTLVNDNEQFACLALGQFLQNDIHNVAFYMEPRECNAGWANERKQTFDNHANRLEFKYFENVKEAIASRQFPLGVYCASDRSARKLVNFCTERNIAVPTQVSIIGTDCDDAERSISPLPLSSVNHDPYMLGQRCMDVLLKAKRFKRVLHEKFQPASLMNKKSTQEEINQDHIVNKALYYLHNNFHFNIKVQQVLDYCRVSRKTLDNRFIKCKGVSVHQYLATLRILKSKKLLRNSKDSIESIALQCGYPNQSYLYQIYRKQFDYTPCEYRQGLNAM; this is encoded by the coding sequence ATGAATAAATTATTATTGTTGATTGATACTAGGTTCTATTATGATCGAGAAATATTAAAAGGTATTAAAGCCAAAATTGACGAATATCAATTAAAATTGACGATTGCTATTGAATCTATCGAACATGCCGATGAGATTTTGTCCGAGCAATGGGATTACGTTATTGCTGATTTTGATAAAGGAGATCGCCACCGAATTATTCCGCGTTTAAATTCTAATGTCCTTATATATTCTAGTTATGCCATTGAACACCCTCCAGAGTCTGTATCGACCTTGGTTAACGATAATGAACAGTTTGCTTGCTTAGCATTAGGACAATTCCTGCAAAATGATATTCATAATGTTGCATTTTACATGGAACCCAGAGAATGCAATGCAGGTTGGGCGAATGAACGAAAACAAACGTTCGATAATCACGCGAATCGGCTCGAATTTAAATATTTTGAAAATGTCAAAGAAGCGATTGCTTCAAGGCAATTTCCTTTAGGGGTTTACTGTGCTTCCGATCGTTCGGCAAGAAAGTTGGTCAACTTTTGCACTGAAAGAAATATTGCAGTGCCAACGCAGGTTTCTATTATAGGGACAGACTGTGACGATGCTGAACGTTCTATCTCTCCTTTGCCGTTAAGTTCCGTTAACCATGACCCTTATATGTTAGGACAGCGCTGCATGGATGTGCTACTTAAAGCAAAACGATTCAAAAGAGTATTGCATGAGAAGTTTCAGCCTGCTAGTTTAATGAATAAAAAATCAACACAAGAAGAGATAAATCAGGATCACATTGTAAACAAAGCACTTTATTATTTACATAATAATTTTCATTTCAATATAAAAGTTCAACAAGTTCTTGATTATTGTAGAGTATCTCGTAAGACGTTAGATAATCGCTTTATTAAATGTAAAGGGGTAAGCGTACACCAATATTTAGCGACTTTGCGTATTCTTAAGTCTAAAAAACTACTCAGGAATAGTAAAGACTCGATAGAGAGTATCGCCTTACAATGTGGTTACCCTAATCAAAGTTATCTGTATCAAATCTATAGAAAACAATTTGATTACACTCCTTGTGAGTATCGTCAAGGACTTAATGCAATGTAA
- a CDS encoding sn-glycerol-3-phosphate ABC transporter ATP-binding protein UgpC produces the protein MASIEFKNIDKIYPGNVHVVKNFNLKIKEGEFIVFLGPSGCGKSTTLRMLAGLEDISGGDIIIGDDVINDMEPKDRNIAMVFQSYALYPHMTVYDNIAFSLKLSGLKKAEIEKKVRPITDMLQLTPLLNRKPKALSGGQRQRVAMGRAMVRTPEVFLFDEPLSNLDAKLRNAMRSEIKELHRKIKKTTIYVTHDQVEAMTLADRIVVLHGGHIAQVGTPEEIYNRPANKFVAGFIGSPSMNLLEGKIQQAESLYIEVAGETLPLPTNSMQVQKNQNVLIGIRPSDIHLSAELLEDSVAIKVKVETFELLGANIHLETQFGKCILTVETLSSDLIEEGQIIDLYIDKTKMHLFDSQTEEVIAR, from the coding sequence ATGGCTTCAATAGAATTCAAAAATATAGATAAAATTTATCCTGGCAATGTACACGTTGTTAAAAATTTCAATTTAAAAATAAAAGAAGGGGAGTTTATTGTGTTCCTTGGTCCTTCGGGCTGTGGAAAATCAACAACATTACGGATGTTAGCTGGATTGGAAGATATTTCTGGTGGCGATATTATTATTGGTGATGATGTTATTAATGATATGGAGCCTAAAGACAGAAATATTGCAATGGTATTCCAGAGCTATGCTTTATACCCTCATATGACTGTTTACGATAATATCGCATTTTCTTTGAAGCTTTCTGGTTTAAAGAAAGCTGAAATAGAAAAAAAGGTTAGACCTATCACGGATATGCTGCAATTAACTCCATTATTAAACCGTAAACCCAAAGCATTGTCTGGAGGGCAGAGACAACGTGTTGCGATGGGCAGAGCCATGGTACGTACACCAGAGGTGTTTTTATTCGATGAGCCTCTTTCTAATTTAGATGCAAAGCTGCGCAATGCGATGCGCAGTGAAATTAAAGAGCTCCATAGAAAAATAAAGAAAACAACAATTTATGTTACACATGACCAGGTCGAGGCTATGACATTAGCTGATCGAATTGTGGTTTTACATGGTGGGCATATCGCACAAGTTGGTACGCCTGAAGAGATTTATAATAGACCCGCGAATAAATTTGTGGCTGGTTTCATTGGTAGTCCATCAATGAATTTACTCGAAGGTAAAATACAACAAGCGGAAAGTTTATATATTGAAGTTGCGGGTGAAACGCTTCCTTTGCCAACAAACAGTATGCAAGTTCAGAAAAATCAAAATGTATTAATTGGCATACGCCCAAGTGACATACATTTATCTGCAGAGTTACTTGAAGATTCGGTCGCTATTAAAGTGAAAGTGGAAACATTCGAATTATTGGGTGCTAACATACATTTAGAAACACAGTTTGGTAAGTGTATATTGACCGTTGAAACGCTATCCAGTGATTTAATCGAAGAGGGGCAGATAATTGATCTGTATATTGATAAGACAAAAATGCATCTTTTTGATTCACAAACTGAAGAGGTGATCGCGAGATAA
- a CDS encoding aldose epimerase family protein has product MLLKERRQIKSKPWGEYQLYTLSNDNGIQVDISNLGATIVNLYVKDKVGDIKNIVLGYDSPQEYLDGDVFLGSVVGPWANRIAQGKFELNGEQIVVDQNEGRNHLHGGSCAIHKKKWVLEAVSATSVTLRTNIAYLEGGFPANMEIYVSYTLNNDNELMVDYLANVDRDTPVNLTQHTYFNLNGGGDVLDHSLTINAEKYFVTDDFSIPVDKCAVENTVMDFRKPKKLRKDVLAQPRELAIIKGL; this is encoded by the coding sequence ATGTTACTCAAAGAGAGGCGGCAAATTAAAAGTAAGCCTTGGGGTGAATACCAATTATATACACTGTCTAATGATAATGGTATCCAAGTTGACATATCAAATTTAGGGGCAACTATCGTTAATTTATATGTTAAAGATAAAGTAGGAGACATAAAAAATATTGTACTGGGATATGACTCTCCTCAAGAATATTTAGATGGTGATGTTTTTCTTGGCTCTGTTGTTGGTCCTTGGGCTAATCGTATTGCACAGGGAAAATTTGAACTCAATGGTGAGCAAATTGTTGTTGATCAAAACGAGGGCCGCAATCATTTGCATGGAGGCTCATGTGCAATCCATAAAAAGAAATGGGTACTGGAAGCGGTATCAGCAACTTCTGTTACCCTAAGAACAAACATTGCTTATCTTGAAGGTGGTTTTCCTGCGAACATGGAGATTTACGTCTCATATACGTTGAACAATGATAATGAATTAATGGTTGATTACTTAGCAAATGTTGATCGTGATACCCCTGTTAATTTAACACAACATACCTATTTTAATCTTAATGGTGGAGGTGATGTACTTGATCATTCGCTTACTATTAATGCTGAAAAATACTTCGTAACGGATGATTTTTCTATCCCGGTTGATAAGTGTGCCGTAGAAAATACCGTGATGGATTTCCGTAAACCTAAAAAATTACGTAAAGATGTTCTTGCTCAACCTCGTGAATTAGCGATAATCAAAGGGCTTTGA
- a CDS encoding carbohydrate binding domain-containing protein has protein sequence MLRLETVLQQKKELSNNSQSKQSESGELLQNPQFKKGEESWWVSGGQLAVKNGEACVNITQPGSNNWDVILGQGGLGLENGQSYQVNFTARSSVETKFKALIQHDGAPYTGYFNEDISVGPTAKTYSFNFTQKEPSDAKTGFQFQLGAQKKLIFVLVTSR, from the coding sequence GTGTTACGACTGGAAACAGTTCTACAGCAAAAAAAAGAATTATCAAATAATTCCCAATCAAAACAAAGTGAGAGTGGGGAGTTATTACAAAACCCTCAATTTAAAAAGGGAGAAGAAAGTTGGTGGGTTTCAGGTGGTCAACTAGCAGTAAAAAATGGCGAAGCTTGTGTTAATATTACACAGCCAGGTTCTAATAATTGGGATGTGATTTTAGGTCAAGGTGGTCTCGGTCTAGAAAATGGACAATCATATCAAGTCAACTTCACCGCACGTTCTTCTGTTGAAACTAAATTTAAAGCATTAATTCAACATGATGGCGCTCCCTACACTGGTTACTTTAATGAAGATATTTCTGTTGGTCCAACGGCAAAAACATATTCCTTTAATTTCACCCAAAAAGAGCCAAGTGATGCTAAAACCGGATTCCAATTTCAGCTAGGTGCACAAAAAAAGCTGATATTTGTTTTAGTGACGTCTCGTTAA
- a CDS encoding glycoside hydrolase family 9 protein → MKSDSKEPLAWQIKDANGKIILTGMTTVFGLNKSSGESVHKADFSKLTTPSKEIVLVVNGEASHPFRIADDIYTELKYDALAYFYQNRSGIEIKPEYVQRADLARPAGHPNETVTCFNKTDAKGNKWPGCDFELNVSGGWYDAGDHGRYVVNSGISVWTLLNLYERSLWIKDAKVPFADGTQTIPETNNNVNDLLDEVRWNVEFMMAMQVPNGKKVTVPEGDQSANLNQLKLTEIDASGLAFHKVADEKWTGMPLPPHKDTMDRAIFYPTTSATLNLAATAAQCARIWKDIDPAFSGQCLTAAQRAWDAANAHPEVLAYDNFTGSGPYGDTDLSDEFYWAGAELFITTGEAKYLKAIKASPLYLVSPSDDKESSNGLYWGNLASAGTLSLALVPNELPKNDILQARKNIQKTADIYLKSVDEEGYNIPYTSEEYPWGSNSEILNNGIFLSYATDFTGDIKYLQAAADGMNYILGNNPLDKSYISGYGENALQNPHHRFWSFQADNNSPKPAPGAMSGGPNSINFSDPIAATIKGKCIGQTCFVDDIGAWTLNEITINWNSPLVWITTVLDEKRLNQ, encoded by the coding sequence ATTAAAAGTGATTCAAAAGAACCTCTTGCATGGCAAATAAAAGATGCTAACGGAAAAATTATTTTAACGGGTATGACAACGGTATTCGGTTTAAATAAAAGCTCTGGCGAGTCTGTTCATAAAGCTGATTTCAGCAAATTAACAACACCAAGCAAAGAGATAGTACTTGTCGTCAATGGGGAAGCTAGCCACCCTTTCCGCATTGCTGATGATATCTACACTGAATTAAAATATGATGCACTTGCTTATTTTTATCAAAACCGAAGCGGTATTGAAATTAAGCCTGAATATGTTCAACGCGCTGATTTAGCTCGCCCTGCTGGCCATCCTAATGAGACAGTTACCTGTTTCAATAAAACAGATGCAAAAGGTAATAAATGGCCTGGTTGTGACTTCGAATTGAACGTTTCTGGTGGTTGGTATGATGCCGGCGATCACGGTCGATATGTTGTAAACAGTGGTATTAGTGTATGGACTTTACTAAACCTCTACGAGCGCTCTTTATGGATAAAAGATGCAAAAGTTCCTTTTGCGGACGGTACCCAGACTATTCCAGAAACAAATAACAACGTTAATGACCTATTAGATGAGGTGCGTTGGAATGTTGAATTCATGATGGCAATGCAAGTTCCAAATGGTAAAAAAGTAACAGTACCAGAGGGAGATCAATCAGCGAATCTTAATCAATTAAAATTAACTGAAATTGACGCATCAGGCTTGGCTTTTCATAAAGTAGCCGACGAAAAATGGACAGGCATGCCACTACCACCACATAAAGATACAATGGATCGTGCTATTTTTTATCCAACGACATCTGCAACATTAAATCTAGCTGCTACAGCGGCACAATGTGCGCGTATCTGGAAAGATATTGATCCCGCATTTTCTGGTCAATGTTTAACGGCTGCACAACGAGCTTGGGATGCTGCAAATGCCCACCCAGAAGTATTAGCTTATGATAACTTCACAGGATCTGGCCCATATGGGGATACTGACTTATCAGATGAGTTCTACTGGGCAGGTGCTGAATTATTTATCACAACGGGTGAAGCCAAATACTTAAAAGCAATTAAAGCATCGCCACTATATTTAGTTTCTCCAAGTGATGATAAAGAGTCATCAAATGGTTTATACTGGGGTAATCTTGCTTCTGCTGGTACGCTTAGTTTAGCACTAGTACCAAATGAATTACCAAAAAATGATATTCTACAAGCACGTAAAAACATTCAGAAAACAGCAGATATTTACCTAAAATCAGTTGATGAAGAAGGTTATAATATTCCTTACACTAGCGAAGAGTACCCATGGGGATCGAATTCTGAAATCCTCAATAACGGTATTTTCTTAAGTTATGCAACAGATTTTACTGGTGATATAAAATACCTACAGGCAGCAGCAGATGGTATGAATTATATCCTTGGTAATAACCCGCTAGATAAGTCGTATATCTCAGGGTACGGTGAAAATGCTCTTCAAAACCCTCATCATCGCTTCTGGTCTTTCCAAGCGGATAATAACTCACCAAAACCAGCGCCAGGCGCAATGTCTGGCGGTCCAAACTCAATAAACTTTTCTGACCCAATAGCTGCGACTATCAAAGGTAAATGTATTGGACAAACGTGTTTTGTTGATGATATTGGAGCGTGGACACTAAATGAAATAACCATCAACTGGAACTCTCCGCTTGTTTGGATAACAACAGTTTTAGATGAAAAGCGTTTAAATCAATAA
- a CDS encoding glycoside hydrolase family 5 protein, whose translation MFWKNNQLSDDGFQYFDLLINAARKHDIYVLLDMHAAPGYQNPGDHCDNLDSNATQPRSSVYFWDKDEYIQITSKVWQHIALRYKEEPVIWGYDLLNEPVPQDGREYELLGSLIKIRNAIREVDNNHIIVAETSWWSSDLSKIDWTNPLVQEKTGINSQWDDNLVYEIHHYGPASDTFGREKITNNLNIPLILGEFGESDNNNLLAISSWAKKELVGYFPWSFKKISHDKTLWTIPSTTAYNKLKSYINNNQRAPTDLYDEIISFTQKNIRNGSPQLEWHEDFFQAINPSSPSTD comes from the coding sequence ATGTTTTGGAAAAATAACCAGTTAAGCGATGATGGTTTTCAATATTTTGACCTATTAATTAATGCAGCTCGTAAACATGATATTTATGTGTTGCTCGACATGCACGCAGCCCCAGGTTACCAAAATCCAGGGGACCATTGTGATAACTTAGACTCAAATGCTACACAACCCAGAAGTAGTGTTTATTTTTGGGATAAAGATGAGTATATTCAAATCACCAGCAAAGTTTGGCAGCATATTGCCCTGCGCTATAAAGAAGAACCCGTTATTTGGGGCTACGACTTACTTAATGAACCGGTGCCACAAGACGGTCGAGAATATGAACTACTAGGGTCACTAATTAAGATACGTAATGCGATCCGTGAAGTTGACAATAATCACATTATTGTCGCTGAAACATCCTGGTGGAGCTCAGACTTAAGCAAAATTGATTGGACGAATCCCTTGGTTCAAGAAAAGACCGGAATCAATTCACAATGGGATGATAACCTCGTCTATGAAATTCATCACTATGGTCCAGCTAGTGATACCTTTGGTCGTGAAAAGATCACCAATAATCTAAACATTCCATTAATTCTGGGAGAGTTTGGCGAAAGTGATAACAATAACTTACTTGCCATATCTAGCTGGGCAAAAAAAGAGCTCGTGGGTTACTTTCCTTGGTCATTTAAGAAAATATCTCATGACAAAACCCTTTGGACCATCCCTTCAACTACTGCTTATAATAAATTGAAGTCATACATTAATAATAACCAACGAGCCCCGACTGATTTATACGATGAAATAATCTCTTTCACGCAAAAAAATATCCGCAATGGATCGCCTCAACTAGAGTGGCATGAAGATTTTTTTCAAGCAATTAATCCTTCCTCCCCCTCAACAGATTAA
- a CDS encoding glycoside hydrolase family 5 protein, whose amino-acid sequence MNIFRTHYLMVLIFVGCIYNLVGCNGGDSTSTSVDNSVVLSESYYKDLYSWNGQGGLQQTQLGRGLNLGNYLEAPAEGEWTGGRLLVEEDLQRISDAGFKTVRIPVRWTAHTELESPYAIDSVFMERVKEVVGWANNEGLKVILNVHHYEEMMNDPENMQSKHVLRLQSIWQQISEQFPLYEYPRDNLIFELLNEPNGTIDYSDWNNIIAKLLNVIWSDMATQQNNGTEQRTVMIGTANWGHPDGLTKLSLPDTVNATNTIITVHYYEPFHFTHQGAEWVAGADKWVGTPWLGTASEQTPLIALFDRVTTWNNQANRGFEIFMGEFGVYSQFSNPLHQKAWTAFIAREAEKRNISWAYWEYASGFGAYDASTGQWREQLINALIPIQ is encoded by the coding sequence ATGAATATTTTTCGAACACACTATTTGATGGTTTTAATATTTGTGGGTTGCATTTATAATTTAGTCGGTTGTAACGGGGGAGATTCTACTTCTACTTCTGTAGATAATTCAGTCGTCTTATCCGAGAGTTATTATAAAGATCTTTATTCATGGAATGGTCAAGGGGGGCTGCAACAAACGCAATTAGGCCGAGGACTTAACCTAGGAAATTATTTAGAAGCGCCAGCTGAAGGTGAATGGACTGGTGGGCGTTTACTCGTTGAAGAAGACTTACAACGAATTTCTGATGCCGGATTTAAAACTGTACGAATCCCTGTTCGCTGGACTGCTCATACCGAGCTGGAATCTCCTTATGCCATTGATTCTGTATTTATGGAACGTGTAAAAGAAGTTGTTGGCTGGGCAAATAACGAGGGCCTTAAAGTTATCTTAAATGTTCATCACTATGAAGAAATGATGAATGATCCTGAAAATATGCAATCAAAACATGTCTTACGTTTGCAGAGTATATGGCAACAAATTAGCGAACAATTTCCTCTCTATGAATATCCCCGTGACAATCTTATTTTTGAGTTATTAAATGAGCCTAATGGCACCATAGATTACAGTGATTGGAACAATATAATTGCAAAATTGTTAAATGTTATCTGGAGTGATATGGCCACGCAACAAAATAACGGTACAGAGCAGCGAACTGTGATGATTGGCACCGCCAATTGGGGGCATCCAGATGGCTTAACTAAATTATCATTGCCAGATACGGTGAACGCAACTAATACAATTATTACTGTTCATTATTACGAACCTTTCCATTTTACTCATCAAGGCGCTGAATGGGTTGCTGGTGCAGATAAATGGGTTGGCACTCCTTGGCTAGGAACCGCAAGTGAACAAACGCCTTTGATCGCGTTGTTTGATAGAGTAACCACATGGAATAATCAAGCTAATCGTGGCTTTGAAATATTTATGGGGGAATTTGGTGTTTATTCTCAATTCTCAAATCCATTACATCAAAAGGCATGGACGGCATTTATTGCCCGTGAAGCAGAAAAAAGAAATATTAGTTGGGCATATTGGGAATACGCATCCGGTTTTGGTGCCTATGATGCGAGTACGGGGCAATGGCGAGAGCAACTAATTAATGCCCTTATTCCGATACAATAG